CCCAGTCGGCCTATCAATGCCAATAATTGTTGACCGCACAGCTAACGTAATGGCTGATTTTGTAGCTGGTGCAAATAAAGATGGTGAACATTTCAGCGGTATCAACTGGGATCGCGATGTAGAAAACTACGAAGTGGCTGATATCCGTAATATCGTGGAAGGCGATCCAAGCCCGTGTGGCCAAGGTTCACTGCAAATTAAACGTGGTGTTGAAGTTGGCCATATTTTCCAACTTGGCACTAAGTACTCAGAAGCAATGAAAGCAGGCGTATTAAGTGAATCAGGTAAAAACCAAGTAATGACAATGGGTTGTTACGGCATTGGTGTATCACGTATCGTAGCTGCCGCTATTGAGCAAAACAACGACCAATACGGTATTAAATGGCCGCAACCTATTGCACCATTTGATTTAGCAATTGTACCTATGAACATGCATAAGTCTCATCGTATTCCGGATATTGCAGATAACCTTTACAAAGGTTTGAAAGATGCAGGTTTAGATGTGTTGTTTGATGACCGTAAAGAGCGCCCTGGTGTTATGTTTAACGACATGGAATTATTAGGTGTGCCTTTCACGCTAGTTATTGGTGAGCGTAACCTTGATGAAAATAAGGTGGAGCTTAAAAACCGTCGTACTGGTGAAAAGCTAATGCTTGATTTAGATAGTGCCGCTTCCGAAATTGCCGCACTTATTAAAGGCTAATTAAGTCAGCTCAACAAAATATAAAAAACCGCTTCGGCGGTTTTTTTGTATTTCTTAATTGTCATAGATGTTTCGCTAAAGCGTCTTTTAACTGTCATTGATTCTGCCTAGCATTTACTTTATTACACCATGAGTAAATGCCATGAATAACACCACTTGCAGTAGTAAAACCCACTATCCTGCCGTTTGGATTTCCGACGTTCACTTAGGTTATAAAGACTGCCAAGCGCAGTATTTACTAGACTTTTTAAATGCGATTGAATGCGATGTTCTGTATTTGGTCGGTGATATTGTCGATTTATGGTCGATGAAACGACAGTTCTTTTGGCACCCTAGTCATTATGATGTATTAGCGCTTATTCAACAAAAAGCGAAAGATGGCACTCGAGTGATCTATATACCGGGTAACCACGACGAAACCTTTCGCCATTATGCCAATGATTCATTATTCGGTATCGAAGTACATAAACAATATATCCATACCACAAAAGCCAACAAACGGTTTTTACTGTTGCATGGCGACGATTTTGATTCAGCAACCCGCTACAACAAATTAATCAGTATTGCAGGCGATGCAGGATACGACTTTTTACTTTTTTTAAATCGTTGGACTAATCGCATTCGCCGTTTATTTGGCGGTAATTATTGGTCATTGGCCTCTTGGATAAAAGCACGAGTTCATAAAGCACGTGAAGCAATTGACGCATTTGAAAAAGCAGCCATCCACGAAGCAAAAAAACAAGCCGTCGATGGCATCATTTGTGGGCATATTCATCACCCAGCCGTTAAAGTGGTTGATGGAATTTTGTATTGCAATGATGGCGACTGGATTGAGAGCTGCACTGCATTAGTTGAAAACAGCTCTGGCCGTATTGAGTTATTGCACTGGAGTGAAACACAAAAAGTGATTCACTCTGCTGATATTAGTGCTTTAACGCCTAAACCTGCATTTAATAAAGAACGTGATGCCGCTTAAGCCTTCAGCCACATTGATAGCTTTTTACGCAATGTGGCTTGTTTAATTGGCTTGGTGATATAGTCGTTCATGCCAACACTGAGGCATTTCTCTCTATCGCCAGCCATCGCACTTGCAGTCATAGCGATGATCACCACATCTTGGTATTTCTCACCAGTTTTGCCTTGCCTGATTGCTTTGGTACAGTCATACCCATTTAGGTTTGGCATTTGGCAATCCATTAAGATCAGATCAAATTGAGTTTCGCTATTATTCAATACCTCAATTGCTTCAAGACCATCGCTGGCTGATTCAATATGAACATGACTATCTCTTAAAATGGCTTTGCTCACCTCAATATTAATCATGTTATCGTCGACGATAAGCACTGAACGAGATGTTAAATCAAGCTCAATAATTTCTTTAGTATCTGTATTTTTACGCTCAATAACAGAGTCATTGTCATTAAATAAAACCGCGAGTTTATAGGCTAATTCATCAGGAGTGACAGGTTTTGCAATAACAGTACAATTGCTCGGTAATGTTTCTTTTTGTTT
Above is a window of Pseudoalteromonas shioyasakiensis DNA encoding:
- a CDS encoding UDP-2,3-diacylglucosamine diphosphatase, giving the protein MNNTTCSSKTHYPAVWISDVHLGYKDCQAQYLLDFLNAIECDVLYLVGDIVDLWSMKRQFFWHPSHYDVLALIQQKAKDGTRVIYIPGNHDETFRHYANDSLFGIEVHKQYIHTTKANKRFLLLHGDDFDSATRYNKLISIAGDAGYDFLLFLNRWTNRIRRLFGGNYWSLASWIKARVHKAREAIDAFEKAAIHEAKKQAVDGIICGHIHHPAVKVVDGILYCNDGDWIESCTALVENSSGRIELLHWSETQKVIHSADISALTPKPAFNKERDAA